The sequence below is a genomic window from Pelecanus crispus isolate bPelCri1 chromosome 10, bPelCri1.pri, whole genome shotgun sequence.
ATCTCAAATCTCTTAATTTGGATATCACTACACAAAAATAATGTTGTacagaggaaacagaaaacaattacagAATCCCctatccctttcttttttctctttttacttgAAGAGTTTGAGGCAAATTTATATGGATAAAACCAACATGTAGTGAACCTGCATATGCTCAAATGAAAGAATTATTCAATTTTGACTTGCTTCTGGCTTTGCCATAAGACAGGGACAAAAATCAGAAGGAACCATTGGTTTTACTGTTGTGACCAAATTTAGTCCAAGGAATACAGAGCCTGAACTGTATTCCAAGGAATACAGAGCACCAAATAATTCTGAACGCCACTGAACAATAAAAGTGATCATTAACAACTTATTCAAAgactgtggggggaaaaaacccataaaCAAGGTATTAAAAAGTAGGGAATTATTTAGTTACAGTATTATGATTTCCAAGTCATTacatttttaaggcaaaatCTTATAGTAACAAAACACATAACTAATGTGTACTAAAATAAGGTTATTTACTTAAAAATGATACATTGGACATAATCTGTGTACAGAACAAGCAATTCATGGTAAACTCAGTAAGGCACCTTCTAAAGCAGATGCTGTACAAAATACATTAGtgtgttacatttttaaaggagtaTTCTACACTTCTGGCATATAACACACACAAGAGTGTGACCATTTGTCTTGTTCCACtcttctttcatattttatttacatcttCTCTAGGTTAACTACAATGTTATTTATTCTTCTTGTATACAATATAGTACATTTCATTTTGGGCATGGCATGTCAGAGCACAAATGTCACTACATGATGTGGGCTTCTATAATCACATTCAAAGGTAAAATACTACAAAGCAACAATTACATGAGATTTGTTCAAAAATTAGAAGTAACGTGCACTCCACTTCTGCTATACCATGGCTCCATAAAGCACTGCATTGTGCAACATTGCCAGCCATTTTAGATACCACCCCTATCTGGAATAAAGATTGTGGGCACAGGATAAAGACTTCTGACTTCAAAGGTACTGTCAGAAGAACGAGGAAGTGCTAAATCATTCTAATATTTGACAGAAGATGAGTGCGTAACTGCGTaacttccctttaaaaatatctgcaatagccaaaaaaatgttttttaacttAGTACCTTTGCTTTTCAAACATTTCAGACCGTTAAAATACAGTCTGTGAAGACAGAGTAGATGAAATGTATCCAAATGATTTGTTTTATAAACACATTCAAATGGTCATTTAGATCAAGATCTAAAATTTGATTCTAGAGTATTATGAAGGTAACTTAAAATATTAGTTGTACATTTTACTCAACACCTCGAAATAGAACAATTAATGGGGGAAAAGTGATAGACATTGGGAAAACTCAGTTTCTTAAGTAAAACTCAGGAGAAATTACATATTGAGTAAAACTCGGAATAAACTCAAAATGTAAGCCTACGTTTTTCTGTAGGAATATCATGTTTCTTGCGGAATTTACAAGTTAACCAGGAACACAGAAACTTTCCTTTCAGTTGCTGTAACAGTAAGAATTATGTGactcaaattattttccacCTAACTGAAATCACATGGAGCAGatcaaataaatacaaaaaaaccctccgtATGTGACTGTTTAAGAACTTCCAAGGCACAAACTTGATATTCCCTAAGGTATTTTCCACActtctgatttttatatttaaaaaaaaaaaaaaaaaaaaaaaagagaatgaaaacacatttgCCAGTTTTGGGGGATATTTTTTTGGATGACAAATGCTTAAAATGATTAATCACATGAGATAATGAGATTAATGACACTCCAATAGACGAATCCTGCTATCCTCCCTGACCTTAAAGGCTTCTGAACTCTACAATTTTGCATAAAGCAACAACTTAGCTTTAGAATCTGCACTAAGTATGCTTAATTACGTAAAATTTAACAGGCTAGCTTTGAGAGaagttttgtggtttgttttttttttttttttaatgattgctAAAATATCAGTATAGACATACTTAGGCTCCAAACAGTGAATGACTTTGCACAGAATGTAGATACGTGCTCAAGTGCTTTATGCAACCAGGTCCTTTAGCGATAACGTTTTTCGGAATATCAGGGAATCAAGGAATGCTAAAGACCTAGCAGCTCCTGTTCATGACAATGACAACTGCATATGCATGATATGTTTGAGTATGAACCTAGCACCTGAAGTGCTGAAAAATTAAGGTCAAGCTTAAGGcgaaaattttttttttctctcaaagatCATCTTTGCAGCAGTCAGCTCACTTCTGTGTTAAAGTGAATGTGTAAATCAATTCAGGTCTTAAGATGTCTACCAAAGATCACCATCCTATTGCCTTGCAAATGCCTAAACaatggaggagaaaataagTGAATAATTAAAAACCACTGAAATTCCCACTTCCAGCAATGGCTTCCTGAAGACTtgggaaaaatgaattaaaaaattcacaaaacaaGTTTAAAGCTAATAATGCTGTGGCAACatctaaaagaaataaaaaaatattctaaatagGAATGGGTTAATTTAAATAGACCTCCATGCTCTGAAAGTTTAAGCTAGCAGGGTACAtacataaacatttttccttcttattgATAAAAATCctagagaaggggaaaaaagcacttACCCCTTACTATTTTTGGCTCATaccaaatattttccaaatacgTGTGCAAAAATTATGTGCGAAGACATGATTAACAATTTCAAACTCATCATATATTTCTTGGCAATGGACGgagaaatgttcttttaaaaagccCTTTATCACGAGGATTGTGGCACAATACCATGTATCTCTTGCTGTTTTCAAATAAGTTAAAATCATAGTTGACACACCTATGAATTTTTCAGCCAGAATACATATTAATACTTAAAGGCATTACTGAACAAAAGtaatgactttatttttttttaaaaaaaagaaatgtcccTCGAAATAGCTAGTTTTCTATAAAATATGTAGAACTGTTAAATAAAGTCTGTACATcacaatagaaaataaaaatactgcaatCTTTTGCCTGACCATTTACATTATGTGAACTACAgaatcagaacaaaaaaataacatgttaGAAGGTTGTAATTGTTCACAAATCACATTAGTTCTGCATTACATTGTTTTCTATCAGTTGTATTTTTCAAGGGAAATTTAAACACATATCAAAACAATCTCCATGTACATATTTTAAGACAACAAATAATCTGGCATAAATCAATCTgaagttttaacatttttcatcaattttagtattatttctaacttttttcctcaaatctTGACTatggcatgtgtgtgtgcatgtatctAATTGTACACATGTATCAAGGACcaggtgtttggtttttgtttttgttttttttttttttactaaagcACAAAACACACTGTATAAataacttccctttttaaagTTATCTAGAACAAGACTTACAGTACAAAGTTATAGGCACTTAAATTATCGAACAGGTTCAATGGTTCCAATACTGTGTGTTCATTCTTCTGATGATTCATGCATTTGAAGCTTCAACTTGAGTTATGGTACTATTTTCTAACTTCAAAGTAGAAGTGCCAAAGGAGTTATAAATCAGTAATTCTGCCTTACAGTAACCTCATGGAGGGGTTCTACGTTTTAACCAACTTGTCTGGATcagtgaagaaaaggagggaacTACAGTTTCCTGTGCATGCCAAATAGTTGGCACAATAGGACGAAATTTTGCAATTATGTTAACTTTATCTTCATGAATTATCTTTCTAATGCCATTCCTCCCAAATGGGCCTAACTAGAACTTAAAACACCCACTGATTTACCTTGTCTCAAATCTTGAATTTTTTAAGTGTCCACTAAGTGGCCCACAGACATGGCCTCCTGCATTTACACGAGGGCAGCCCAGCTCAACATCATCTGCATGTTGTGGACCTTACCTTCAACAGCTAACATATTCAGTTCTCCTGGTTCTTGACTTTTACTGTATTCTCTACTCTCCTGAGTGCCCGGCCTGTGCTTCCTGCCTTGCCTCTTTTGTGTCTTTAAATTAGACTTGTTCTCAAGCCTTTCAAAACTTCTCTTCTGAATGATGAAAAAGCATGCTCCTACAGCTGACTAATACCtttctgtatggaaaaaaagttcagaGCATGACAGATAACTACCAGCGAGTCCCAATAAAGTAGAAAGGCAAAACACATCATCAATGGTCTTTCTGTTAAGATGTAAAGTATTCTACAGCAAATACGCTGGTTGCACGTGGCATtgtgaaaaaaatgccaaatttcATAGTCATCCAATTATGGGGCCCACTAGACTGTAAGTGAGATGACCAAGGCAGTCTATACCTCTAAGAGAGATTGTTTCAAGCTCTCTACACTCAGGTAGGCATTCCTCAATTTATTAATGGTTCACATTTTTGCAGTTCTGCTTGTGATCAAAACAAGAATAGACATAAAATTAAAGCTGAAATTCTGGAAGATAACTTAATGGCAAGGAGTAAATTCTGTAGCAAATCTCTGATTGTGGAGCCATAAAATGCATGGAGCCCTGACCATAAAACTTTGTTCATTTAAATGGTTTCTTATCTATTCcaaatgacagcaaaataaTCCTGGCACACACATAAAGGCATAAGGAACTGTTAAACTGAGTAGTATCACAAACAGATTCATAAACTACAGGCTGTTTCACAAAAACTTGGTACGGATTGACTAGGTTTTATCAGgtagaaggcaaaaaaaagcttATATTCTCCATCTCTGTTGAATCCATATAGCTTGTTAGGCTTTCACAGAAAGCACTGTAATCTGAACATTCAATTCAGTACCCAGAGTTTTACTGGAGACTCACTAAGTATGACTGAAGTCTCAATGCAGctcaaacagaaacaaaacgTGTATTTTATCAAGGCTGTCCATATACGTAGCACGTAGTGTATAGAGGCTCTCAGTATCACAGTCTATGAAGTACTGAAAGATTTGATTAGCAGCCTGTAGAAGTGTGCTGAGAAAATATACTGAATCTCAGTTATTTCCTCTTTCCACATAGGTCTCACCCATGTTTGAGTGAAAAGATCTAGGAGTCCAGCTTTGCTCTCCAATGTCAATTTACTATGTCAAATCTTTACATCTTGTGATTCCACCATCTTGGCAAGTGTCTTCTTGATCCTCAAGGCAGTGAGCCTTGAGGCAGGATTATGAGCCCAGCATTCAGACATTAATTTCAATATTGCTCttaaacactgtaaaataaaaaccaaaggaaCAGTATTGTAACAACTGACAGACCTGAGAGGTATATAATCTTGTTTTGCTGTCAAGCCCAAATTATGGAACTCTTAAGTCCAAATGTGCAACTTctacattttctgcaaaattgcCGATAGAGAACTATTATAAACAgatcaactgaaaaaaaaaaaaaaaaccaaaaccaaccccaccaaaaaaacaacccaaaacccatGTCCCaatccttcttcttcctccccttcacTGCCTAGTATTACAGTAGTTGGAACTAACTGAAGTGTTTCTTTAGTTTCACAAAGATGCATTACCAGATCGTATCATTACGACTCAAGAACAGCAGTACAGAACTGGTAGCAATAAGCAGAAAAATTTCCATATATATGGCAGGAAAAACTGTAGAGaactttttcactgaaaatgaagatgtgACAAGAGTTCTTCCAGCAGTCAAAAAATGATATGCAAAAAATGGGGATTcccaaaagaaaggaaggatttGGGGAAGAAAGTATATGGCATATCTAGTTTGCTATGTGAAACAGTTACATGTTATTTACTGTGTTCAAGCTGTGGccctttaaaaacacatttaaatttaatattttagttaCATCATGGCTTGCCCTGGAATGTaccagtaaaaaagaaaaaaaaaagaggaaatctACAAACAAAGATTCACTTCATATTCCATGAAATACCTTATGCAATAAACCAATAAGCTATGTACACTAAGAGTAAGAAAACCAATTAAAAACTCATTTAAGTTTTAGCTCCAATCaaaactctgaaaaatattccCCTATCTAAAAAGATCTCAGTTAGAGCAGTATTCATACACTTCGATGCTGCTTAAGGGTATCTTCCCCTTAGATCACTGAAAAGATACATAAAAAATATGGTGGTTTGAGTTGATTTCAAACATATCTTTCTCCTATTGTTGCTGTGAGGTTTTCAAAATATCAGAATGTCTGAATGTAGTCCCTATTTTACAACGttttagtatttattaaaactaaaatgCCCTTCCATATTAATGAACAAACTGaactaatttttcctttcagcataCTCACTTCATCACTATTCCATCTATTCGATACTACTGGGCGTAGGCGTTTGACACACACCACTTCTCTCATGTCCTCATAGGATGGATCATTTGGCACCATGTCGTAATATGGCAACTGATACTCTTCAACAATACCTGGAGAGAATTGTGAAAGATCAagaactatgaaaaaaaaaaaagtctatatATCTATCTACTCTAAGATTTCCTTAGCCAGAGGCAAAAGTTAACTCAATTTTGTGCCAAGGCAAACCCACCACACAGTTATACTGTGATGAAAATCCAAAAATTTCACTATAACAATCAAGACATTTATCAGAAAAGCTCCAATATTATGAATATTAAGTTTAATAGCTACAATAATTCCTTGCAATCCCTTTGACTTTGATATCCAATGTAGAATTTGATATCATCTAATCCACCACATGCCACAAAGAAACAGGGAGAAAGCGCAAGATGGAAGAACAACAGAATACAAGTAAAGATCTATATGGTCACAAAAgaagagtgaaagaaaaggaaggatgaGTCTCAAAAATATGTGTAAGGAGAAAACTGAATGACACCAGAAGTGCAGTCAAGTATAACAAGAGAGTAATATCTTATCAATTGCATTTTAGAATTTTTATTAACAGCACAGGGGTGAAATACATCTGAATCCCACTATTTCTCCCAGACCAGGTACTCTGCTTTTTGAGCAAGGAAAAAGGTCTGAGATGCTTAATTGTAACAATCAAAAAGGTTTAGTTCAGTGAGTTTCAAGCTGTACTCTGGACAGACTGTTACTACTGCTTTTAAAGAATGCAAGTCTGTTGATATAGCAGGCTTGTTATATTATTTCCTGGAGAAGTATTGTTAAAGTGAGACAAGGGCCTGGTAGATTTTGTATACAATATTTAAAAGTTTACCTCCTGTGACACAGCGCCGAGCCATTTCCCAAATGATCAGCCCAAAACTGTAGATGTCAGCCATGATGTATGGTTGGAAATGGTTTTTATTCAGGCTTTCATCTAAGACCTCTGGAGCCATGTAACGTTTTGTTCCCACTCTAGTATTCAAGGGAACATCAACTTCATTTGTGTCACtatatgaaaatattagaaAGTTAGTGAATTGTGGACTATTACAAGACATGGTATGAAATCCTGTATGATGCAATCACTACACTGCAAAGCTCCCATTTACgaattaatttcattcttttatatCCTTCTCAATACTACACTTACAGTACATTGTACCTCCCTGAAAAAGTTTATCTAGAAGAACGATAGTGAGTATGGAAGTTGACAGTTTATTGCTTCTTCTGCAAGACACTGAAAACACATGTGAAAAACCTGAATTAAAAACCACTATAAAGATGAGTATATTTGGTCACaactcagaaaattatttgcaaaggCTTACGCTTCCTTTCAGGCTCTATTGTAGCAAAAGACAATTCTCTGGCTCCAttgaacttgaaaaaaaagtattccatAATACTATTACAGTATTACTTTTCCAATTAAGTTTCAAATCCCTTCACACTGTTCAAATTTTTTATGAGATAATTTATAACTAAATGAAAGCAATTACTATGAAAGGCCAGTTTTGAATAATGAATGAATTagtttcctcttcctttcctctacAAAACTTTTACTTTCCACAAGAAAAGTCTTTTCATTGTTCTCTTAGCAACCTATTTTCATCTTGATGCTTACTAGCATTCAAAGGAAGAACAGCATTTTactctcaaaacaaaaaaaaaaaatgaaagcatgcaACCAACTGACTCCAACTTCCTTATAAATAGGACATCtggcacattaaaaataaaaaaaaaattatataaaagtTTTTCCATTACAGAGGATTTGTTCATCTACCTGTTAAACTTGACTGCAAGACCCAAGTCAGCAATGCAGCAGGtgccatttttctttatcaAGATGTTTTTACTCTTCAGGTCCCTGTGTGCAATAGCAGGCTTGCCTTGTGTCCCATAAATTTCTGTGTGTAGATGGCACAGACCACATGCAGCAGAATACGCCAGTTTGAGGAGAGCCCTGTTGTCTAGTGTAgtgcatttcagaaaatcatACAATGATCCATTTTCATGATAATCTGTAATCAAGTAAAGCTGTGTCCAGGAGCCAGTGCCTTTAATATCTGCAGCTATGAAACCTatgaaatatataaacaaaGTTACAATTTATTTGCACATAAACTTTTTACGCAACTGATTTAGTAAGAATTCCTAAAGCTACACTGTCCTGGACTGTATCAAAAGATACCTGTTCCCCTTATGAAAACTAAAATGTAAAAGCTGAGGCTTCAACTATACATGAGGTTACCATTCCAGTCTTCCAGCAAAGAGATTGCAGACACATTTCCAACCAACAGCAGCAAGATTCTACCATTTGAATAACATTTTATTAGCATACATTAAGGGATACCCATCTGGTTATTCCATCGAAGCCGCCACATAGCCCTCAAGCTACCCACTAAGaactcctcctccttcaccttcACACAAGCCCTCCAGTAGCCAAACAATGTACTCCTTCCTTACCAAGGATGTTTTCATGACGCATTAACACAGTCTGGTAAATCTCTGTTTCTCGGAACCAACTGGCTTCTTCTGTGGTGAAAAACACTTTCACCGCAACTTTTTCACCCCTCCATTTGCCCATCCACACTTCACCATACCGTCCTTTTCCAACTTGCCTCACCATCTGAATTTGTTTGGCAATAGTGCGTTGAAcctagggaagaaaaagaaaaaattaaaaaaaaaaaaaaaaaaaaaaaagaggggaaggtGGAGGAAGCAAACCTAGCAATTAaccaaaagacaaaattaacCTGGACAAGCTGCTTCTCAAGCTTGGATTGCTTTGAATTTTGATCCTATTGTAAAATTTGTCCTATATTATTTTCCACTATTCCCATTTCAAACTGATTATTGCTGCCTCCGAGGAAGAACTATATAACAAACCCCAAAAGATTAAATCAGCTCAATTTCTTATTTAATTCAGATGCATTCTCTTGCAttctatttttctctattttataaataattacaGTCATCTGTCCCACTGGCTAATTTTTATTCAAGTATTACATAGGATGGTGAATCAAAAATTATGAACAACTATCAgccaataaaaagaaaatctattttatCGGACAGTGGACACTaagaaaaaatacctttcagTTCACTCAATTCAATACCTGTATTATCCATTCATTGCATTTTTATCTTAATGTCTGTAGGgtctaatttttctttaaattttgctGATGCCAACAGATTTCCTAACATATATTCtaatttttcacttcattttcattaattatATGAAGATGGGCTTTCATATATGTTTAGTTTGTACTGTATCTTTCACAGTAATTGCACATAAAATAACTAACATATGGTATGGATTAACTGCTTTGTTCTAGACATTAGGTACAAACCAAACTTTGTATTTGATGGAGAGaagttcagtgaagaaaaatcttAGTTTATGATTTACCAACAACGGCAGTCCTGATCCACTCCCAGAACTCTGTGACTGGTCAATAAGGTCTTTTAATGACTCCCCAACTGGAATAAATGCTTCATCTTGTTCCAGGTCACGATTATAACAGTGCCTCTTTGCCATCGACTTACAGTAATGCCTGCAAAAGTAACAGAAGTTAAGCTGAACTCCAAAACACTCTTCAAAATATGTAGTAAATagagctatttttttaaaaaagctatttaaatgtacaaattttcttaaaagaaaaaaaaatcagattttactgtaccatttctttcagaaatgtaacTTACATAGTTTTTTAGTATTAAGAAGTTGTTGTAAGGCATGTAGAGGCACGTCGGTTTATTATGAGTCAGGTGGAACCCCAGCATTTTTAATACTCGGCTCACAGACAGTGTTACTAGCATAACACCACTGGTTTGGGTTTAAACTAACAGACTGAACCTTGAACCATGGCAGATGAGGCTGACACGCACGTTTCTGCTGAAACTGCTCAAACAATGCTTGTCTCCAGCACAGGGCTGGAGCTGACAGAAGCAGGCACAGTCTCTTAAACTGCACCTGCACGAATTGCCATAGCTCAGCTGGTCGGTTACTTAGttttgaaacagcagaaaaaggaaaagttgtaAAACACATCCTTGTCACTTTAAATTGGcaaaagcactttacaaagGTAAATCTCAGAAGTAGATGGAATTTAACTATCAAAAGTGACTGAAGATTCAAAAATTAAGATATTCCCGTTTACTGGATGCTATAGCATCAAAGTTATACGTAGCTTAGAAAACTGTAAACACTTTGTAGCCAGAGGAAAGGATCAAATTCACTTAAAGTCTATGCTGTCACCATTTCATTTTACCTAGCAATGCAAACTAGTATacacagaaatgtgaaattaaattacaatGGTTTCCCTTCCAATCTATTTTTGTCAGAAATACATATGATTAACTGAGTACATTTACAAAATAACTGTTCTGTTTACactcattttgaaattaaaaacctTGCCAAGAAAGTGCTTTCCTTACTTGTAACAAAAGCAGCTAAATAAGATGATCATGACAATTATGCAGACTGCCATAGAAATCAACACTGCCATCCAACGAATGCTGCCATCAAAAAGTccatctaatttaaaaaaaaaaaaaaaggaaagtttccAAAGTCTATTAAATTAAACATCTATTGTAAACAGTTTATTTAGGCATGATATTTTCATATACTGTGTATATGAATgtgcacaaactgaaacacaggaggttttGTCTGAGCATCAGGAAATacttctttactgtgagggtgatcaagcactggcacaggctgcccaaggaggctgtggagtctccctccttaGGGATATTCAAAAGCCGTCTGGACAGGGTCCTGTGtaactggctctaggtggtcctgcttgagcaggggggttggaccagacgATCTCCAGAGGTCCTGTCCAACCCCcaaccagtctgtgattctgtgacagtATGTGGAGCCACGTGCAAAACATCAGAAAGCAGCAAGACAGCTGATGCATATAACATAACAGTTCATATGAAATTACACAGAATTTATAGCGTTTTAGTATCAAATTAAGTATTTACAccagaaaagcacagagaattTCATTTGGATGACAAcgaaaaaaaggatttaactTGAGAGTTTGgagttgttggttttggttgacTCGTTAGTTTGTTcttagaaacagaaatgaaggatTTACCGCAGTAAGATTCTGAGAAGGTATTAAGCAACAGTTAAACCAGTACGACTTGTATAGCAATGAATAAGTGCATGAAAATATAAACTATTTTCACTGGGaacaacagaaagaagagaattaATTTACAGTAGATAATAGTGAACAATGtcagaatactttttttaagaTACATTAATCATGGCAAAAGCACAGCAGAGATTAAGAAAaccattttagaaagaaaaggcaacagactgtggaaacagaataaaaccagaTCAAAATATCACATGCAGATCAAGATATGAGCAAACTGagcaagagaataaaaataccatGAGTGACTGATGGAGGAAAAGATTAACTTGGgtggcagaaaaggaaaactggaaataaGAGTATGAAGTGTAGTACACAGCTTCATATCAAAATTACTtagtaaggaaaaaacagatctGTGCAATACTGTAATTacattttctccttatttttatctgttgaTCAAGAAGACAGAATCCATGTAGCATTTATTAGTAGCAGTGTGAACATCTAGGAGCTGTTTACCTGTACTATCAAGTGGTGGTAATGTTGGTTGTAAATCCTGATTGCAGAAATCAGTCCGACAGCACTCAATTGTTCGACGTAATTGTGCTTTGGGCGAGTCCTGTTGAAGAAGAATTGAATAAATGTTCAGATTTTGAAGTGACCAGCTAGGACGGGGACAGGTGATGCTACTAATACAACACAGCACAGACAAAAGTTTAAgctactttatttaaaaaaaaaaaaaaaaccaaacagttcAACCTCACCATTTAATGTATGAGACAACTTCACAGTGGCAGACAAGCACCATCTAATGTCTTTGGGTGCCTGCGTTCTATGtccacatttttttattctccatGGAACTTTTTTACTTGGTACACAGAAATAGATGGTTCCTACTTAAGTTGCTATGTCATACATTGCAAAAATTTTAAGCTTAGTCAAAACCAGTTAATTGAATGTTAGATAAATACTGctgaagaccaaaaaaaccaatCCCTTCAGAAGTTTTTCTCTTGCACTCATCATAGCAACACTCTTTGCTTCAAAAACATCTTCAGAACACCATATAAAAGATGGAGGGGCATGAAAATTAATCTGAAGCTAAGACACTAATATAAATACAAGAACAATTTCAGGAGGTCATCATGACACCTCAAGTCTGATTTGCAGTAACCCTAAACACTCACAGCTATAATTGAAGTCAACAGTGCCTCCAAAAAGCAGTGCTACTGACAGCTACATTATGTAGAAACTCAAGTCCTAGAGATTTAAAATTGAGTATCCAAAATAGTGATAGcatttgggggagggagaggggaagcaaCCCAGCTGGTGATTACCTCTGGAAGCTTTGTTTAATGTAAGCAatgtgacaaaagaaaaagcaaaatcatttcTTCCAAGGCAATATTTATTTGCCCAGCTAGTGTTATATACCCCTGTCTTCTAAACAAATCCTGCTTTATTAACTGCATTTTCAGTTCCAACTTTTGTAACAGATACAAAAGTTCTAAAGGCAGCAGTCTGCTTAATTATACCTCTTTGAATCAAAAGCAAGTTCTGTTCATGCAATTAACGACACATAActtctagaaaggaaaaagttataTATCAGACAGGAAAACATACACATTTGATAAACTGTGTGTACATGTTCA
It includes:
- the BMPR1A gene encoding bone morphogenetic protein receptor type-1A isoform X1, whose product is MLHGTGMKTNPDQKKQANGVTLAPEDTLPFLKCYCSGHCPDDAINNTCITNGHCFAIIEEDEHGEPTLASGCMKYEGSDFQCKDSPKAQLRRTIECCRTDFCNQDLQPTLPPLDSTDGLFDGSIRWMAVLISMAVCIIVMIILFSCFCYKHYCKSMAKRHCYNRDLEQDEAFIPVGESLKDLIDQSQSSGSGSGLPLLVQRTIAKQIQMVRQVGKGRYGEVWMGKWRGEKVAVKVFFTTEEASWFRETEIYQTVLMRHENILGFIAADIKGTGSWTQLYLITDYHENGSLYDFLKCTTLDNRALLKLAYSAACGLCHLHTEIYGTQGKPAIAHRDLKSKNILIKKNGTCCIADLGLAVKFNSDTNEVDVPLNTRVGTKRYMAPEVLDESLNKNHFQPYIMADIYSFGLIIWEMARRCVTGGIVEEYQLPYYDMVPNDPSYEDMREVVCVKRLRPVVSNRWNSDECLRAILKLMSECWAHNPASRLTALRIKKTLAKMVESQDVKI
- the BMPR1A gene encoding bone morphogenetic protein receptor type-1A isoform X4; the protein is MLHGTGMKTNPDQKKQANGVTLAPEDTLPFLKCYCSGHCPDDAINNTCITNGHCFAIIEEDEHGEPTLASGCMKYEGSDFQCKVQRTIAKQIQMVRQVGKGRYGEVWMGKWRGEKVAVKVFFTTEEASWFRETEIYQTVLMRHENILGFIAADIKGTGSWTQLYLITDYHENGSLYDFLKCTTLDNRALLKLAYSAACGLCHLHTEIYGTQGKPAIAHRDLKSKNILIKKNGTCCIADLGLAVKFNSDTNEVDVPLNTRVGTKRYMAPEVLDESLNKNHFQPYIMADIYSFGLIIWEMARRCVTGGIVEEYQLPYYDMVPNDPSYEDMREVVCVKRLRPVVSNRWNSDECLRAILKLMSECWAHNPASRLTALRIKKTLAKMVESQDVKI
- the BMPR1A gene encoding bone morphogenetic protein receptor type-1A isoform X3, which translates into the protein MLHGTGMKTNPDQKKQANGVTLAPEDTLPFLKCYCSGHCPDDAINNTCITNGHCFAIIEEDEHGEPTLASGCMKYEGSDFQCKDSPKAQLRRTIECCRTDFCNQDLQPTLPPLVFDGSIRWMAVLISMAVCIIVMIILFSCFCYKHYCKSMAKRHCYNRDLEQDEAFIPVGESLKDLIDQSQSSGSGSGLPLLVQRTIAKQIQMVRQVGKGRYGEVWMGKWRGEKVAVKVFFTTEEASWFRETEIYQTVLMRHENILGFIAADIKGTGSWTQLYLITDYHENGSLYDFLKCTTLDNRALLKLAYSAACGLCHLHTEIYGTQGKPAIAHRDLKSKNILIKKNGTCCIADLGLAVKFNSDTNEVDVPLNTRVGTKRYMAPEVLDESLNKNHFQPYIMADIYSFGLIIWEMARRCVTGGIVEEYQLPYYDMVPNDPSYEDMREVVCVKRLRPVVSNRWNSDECLRAILKLMSECWAHNPASRLTALRIKKTLAKMVESQDVKI
- the BMPR1A gene encoding bone morphogenetic protein receptor type-1A isoform X2, which translates into the protein MLHGTGMKTNPDQKKQANGVTLAPEDTLPFLKCYCSGHCPDDAINNTCITNGHCFAIIEEDEHGEPTLASGCMKYEGSDFQCKDSPKAQLRRTIECCRTDFCNQDLQPTLPPLDNGLFDGSIRWMAVLISMAVCIIVMIILFSCFCYKHYCKSMAKRHCYNRDLEQDEAFIPVGESLKDLIDQSQSSGSGSGLPLLVQRTIAKQIQMVRQVGKGRYGEVWMGKWRGEKVAVKVFFTTEEASWFRETEIYQTVLMRHENILGFIAADIKGTGSWTQLYLITDYHENGSLYDFLKCTTLDNRALLKLAYSAACGLCHLHTEIYGTQGKPAIAHRDLKSKNILIKKNGTCCIADLGLAVKFNSDTNEVDVPLNTRVGTKRYMAPEVLDESLNKNHFQPYIMADIYSFGLIIWEMARRCVTGGIVEEYQLPYYDMVPNDPSYEDMREVVCVKRLRPVVSNRWNSDECLRAILKLMSECWAHNPASRLTALRIKKTLAKMVESQDVKI